One Pectinophora gossypiella chromosome 9, ilPecGoss1.1, whole genome shotgun sequence genomic region harbors:
- the LOC126369784 gene encoding uncharacterized protein LOC126369784, with the protein MIIVNHISDDMVEKRNKALKKEIKQNLEYERKMQTMDGPWGKPGPGGTTWRNPRNVGLNFSKSMGWTDNEIFSKIKGEHKRYKRSSLTLPKVKRVDDSREDELADKENIKPSGVEKLPDIKAGSPKPNSPEVSRKHSGEKKEAPKEVNGIGNGANGKSKRSPKKSKFVKRLSNGERVKRSIPDEDIESVVIDNGNGNMLEKKPTPEATILRLTGGIELVPLLARRRRVGARTLPSSDVTRPPDQSCQWREIIHVDYLTDLKHQMQVKYERKQENRRDSAESVRRHHETWASLWGKPGHGAPLRGRYARSNLAHLLYVAPLAHPAQ; encoded by the exons ATGATCATTGTTAATCACATTTCAGACGACATGGTGGAAAAAAGGAATAAAGCattgaaaaaggaaataaaacaaaatttggAGTACGAGCGCAAAATG CAAACTATGGACGGGCCGTGGGGAAAGCCCGGCCCTGGTGGCACCACCTGGAGGAACCCCCGAAACGTCGGATTGAATTTCTCTAAGTCTATG GGTTGGACAGATAATGAAATTTTCAGTAAAATAAAAGGGGAACACAAGCGCTACAAAAGGTCTTCGCTAACTTTGCCTAAAGTAAAGAGAGTCGATGATTCAAGAGAAGATGAGTTAGCagacaaagaaaatataaaaccttCCGGTGTTGAGAAGCTGCCCGATATTAAAGCAGGTAGTCCAAAACCGAATAGTCCTGAAGTAAGTAGGAAGCATAGTGGGGAGAAGAAAGAAGCGCCTAAAGAAGTGAATGGAATTGGAAACGGAGCAAATGGAAAAAGCAAAAGAAGTCCGAAGAAGAGTAAATTCGTGAAGAGATTATCGAACGGTGAAAGGGTGAAGAGAAGTATCCCTGATGAAGACATAGAGAGTGTGGTAATTGATAATGGGAACGGGAATATGTTGGAGAAAAAGCCAACACCTGAGGCTACGATTCTTCGGCTAACGGGGGGCATAGAGCTGGTGCCTCTATTGGCGAGAAGGCGGCGGGTCGGCGCGCGCACGCTGCCTTCTAGTGACGTCACCCGACCCCCAGACCAATCATGCCA ATGGCGCGAAATCATCCACGTCGATTACTTAACAGATTTGAAACATCAGATGCAGGTCAAATACGAACGAAAACAG GAGAACCGTCGTGACTCGGCGGAGAGTGTGCGCAGGCACCACGAGACGTGGGCCTCGCTGTGGGGCAAGCCGGGACACGGGGCCCCCCTGCGCGGGCGCTACGCCCGCAGCAACCTCGCTCATCTGCTCTATGTGGCCCCACTCGCACACCCTGCTCAGTAG